A stretch of the Papaver somniferum cultivar HN1 chromosome 6, ASM357369v1, whole genome shotgun sequence genome encodes the following:
- the LOC113287384 gene encoding cyclin-H1-1-like isoform X1, with amino-acid sequence MSDFQTSTHRSKWIFTPHDLLEKYQVSNQRAVRTLHQYGSTRMEVDIDGSLSYPEPQFDITQAEKHSFPKPLSTEEEQLMRVFYEHKIQEVCGAFGFPHKIQATAITYFKRFYLQWSVMEHHPKHIMLTCVYTSCKVEENHVSAEELGKGIQQDHQVILNNEMIVLQSLGFDLIVYAPYRSIEGFIDDMEDFCRAKDDTLQILKDLQERAKLEVDKTMLTDAPLLFPPGQLALAALRKANDVHTVVDFPRYLENMYSRQHSNHNISELIECLNAIDYSVMKLKIPTAKDMRHTDRKLKSCLDPSSQEDSKKREKKSKHKSRKSSSTAHGMPTNATS; translated from the exons ATGTCAGATTTTCAGACCTCGACTCATCGATCTAAGTGGATTTTCACCCCGCATGATCTG TTGGAAAAATACCAGGTCAGTAATCAAAGAGCTGTGAGAACACTACATCAG TATGGGTCCACACGTATGGAAGTAGACATTGATGGGTCGTTGTCTTACCCCGAGCCTCAATTTGACATAACACAAGCTGAAAAACACTCTTTTCCTAAGCCACTAAGTACTGAAGAAGAGCAACTTATGCGGGTATTCTATGAGCATAAAATCCAGGAAGTTTGTGGAGCATTTGGATTCCCACATAAAATTCAG GCAACAGCCATCACATACTTCAAAAGGTTTTATCTACAATGGTCTGTTATGGAGCATCACCCAAAGCACATAAT GTTAACATGTGTATATACGTCATGCAAAGTAGAGGAAAACCATGTCTCAGCAGAAGAGCTCGGCAAAGGGATTCAACAGGATCATCAAGTGATTCTCAATAATGAGATGATAGTTCTTCAG AGTCTAGGATTCGATCTTATTGTGTATGCACCATATCGTTCCATTGAAGGTTTTATTGATGATATGGAG GATTTCTGCCGAGCAAAGGATGATACGCTACAAATATTGAAG GATTTACAAGAAAGAGCCAAGTTGGAAGTAGATAAAACAATGCTTACGGATGCACCCCTCCTTTTTCCTCCTGGGCAG TTAGCATTAGCTGCCTTGCGCAAGGCAAATGATGTGCATACAGTAGTCGATTTCCCAAG GTACTTGGAAAACATGTATTCTCGTCAGCATTCCAATCATAACATCTCAGAGTTGATCGAGTGTCTGAACGCTATAGATTATTCG GTGATGAAACTTAAGATACCTACGGCGAAGGATATGAGGCATACTGACCGGAAACTCAAATCCTGTTTGGATCCAAGCTCACAGGAAGA CAGTAAGAAACGGGAGAAGAAATCCAAGCACAAGTCACGGAAAAGTTCAAGTACAGCGCATGGAATGCCCACTAATGCGACATCATGA
- the LOC113287383 gene encoding GDP-fucose transporter 1-like, with product MASVKFDSSKQYYATSSLVIGYALCSSLLAVINKYAITQFNFPGLLTALQYLTSCLGVWILGKLGFLYHDPFTFETAKKFLPAATVFFLAIFTNTNLLRHANVDTFIVFRSLTPLLVALADTAFRKQPCPSKLTFVSLLVILGGAIGYVSTDSGFSLTAYSWAFAYLVTITTEMVYIKHMVTNLGLNTWGFVFYNNLLSLMMAPILWILTGEYVDVYAAWESNTDNWVGSGAFFAVLLSCLFGLLISFFGFAARKAVSATAFTVTGVVNKFLTVAINVLIWDKHASPLGLVCLLFTIVGGVLYQQSVTGVSIVPVQHDSAVSKQINGNDDIDSGDDNQEKGMSGKYSGV from the coding sequence ATGGCTTCAGTTAAATTTGATTCTTCGAAGCAATACTATGCAACAAGTAGTTTAGTTATTGGTTATGCACTTTGTTCTAGCTTACTTGCAGTCATTAACAAGTATGCAATTACACAGTTCAATTTCCCTGGTCTTCTAACAGCTTTACAATACTTAACATCTTGTTTAGGAGTTTGGATTCttggaaaattagggtttctgtatcACGATCCATTCACATTTGAAACAGCTAAGAAATTCTTACCTGCTGCTACTGTTTTCTTTCTAGCCATCTTTACGAATACCAATCTACTTCGTCATGCCAATGTTGATACTTTTATTGTGTTCAGATCTTTGACGCCTCTTTTGGTTGCATTGGCTGATACTGCTTTTAGAAAACAACCTTGTCCTTCAAAACTCACTTTCGTATCTTTGTTGGTTATCTTGGGTGGTGCTATTGGATACGTTTCAACTGATTCCGGTTTTAGTTTAACCGCTTATTCATGGGCATTTGCTTATTTGGTAACAATCACTACCGAGATGGTTTACATCAAACATATGGTCACAAATCTTGGATTGAACACTTGGGGTTTTGTATTCTATAACAATTTGTTATCTTTGATGATGGCCCCGATATTGTGGATCTTAACGGGAGAGTATGTTGATGTCTATGCTGCGTGGGAATCTAATACCGATAATTGGGTTGGATCTGGTGCATTTTTCGCTGTATTGTTGTCGTGCTTGTTTGGATTGCTCATTAGTTTCTTTGGATTTGCGGCAAGAAAGGCAGTTTCTGCAACTGCTTTTACAGTTACTGGTGTGGTGAATAAATTTCTTACAGTTGCAATTAATGTGTTGATTTGGGATAAACATGCTAGTCCTCTTGGTTTGGTTTGCTTGCTTTTCACAATTGTGGGCGGAGTTCTTTATCAGCAATCTGTTACCGGAGTTAGTATCGTCCCAGTGCAACACGATTCTGCTGTTTCTAAGCAGATTAATGGGAACGATGACATTGATTCAGGAGATGATAATCAAGAAAAGGGTATGTCAGGCAAGTATTCTGGTGTATAA
- the LOC113287384 gene encoding cyclin-H1-1-like isoform X2 produces the protein MSDFQTSTHRSKWIFTPHDLLEKYQVSNQRAVRTLHQYGSTRMEVDIDGSLSYPEPQFDITQAEKHSFPKPLSTEEEQLMRVFYEHKIQEVCGAFGFPHKIQATAITYFKRFYLQWSVMEHHPKHIMLTCVYTSCKVEENHVSAEELGKGIQQDHQVILNNEMIVLQSLGFDLIVYAPYRSIEGFIDDMEDFCRAKDDTLQILKDLQERAKLEVDKTMLTDAPLLFPPGQLALAALRKANDVHTVVDFPRYLENMYSRQHSNHNISELIECLNAIDYSVMKLKIPTAKDMRHTDRKLKSCLDPSSQEDKKREKKSKHKSRKSSSTAHGMPTNATS, from the exons ATGTCAGATTTTCAGACCTCGACTCATCGATCTAAGTGGATTTTCACCCCGCATGATCTG TTGGAAAAATACCAGGTCAGTAATCAAAGAGCTGTGAGAACACTACATCAG TATGGGTCCACACGTATGGAAGTAGACATTGATGGGTCGTTGTCTTACCCCGAGCCTCAATTTGACATAACACAAGCTGAAAAACACTCTTTTCCTAAGCCACTAAGTACTGAAGAAGAGCAACTTATGCGGGTATTCTATGAGCATAAAATCCAGGAAGTTTGTGGAGCATTTGGATTCCCACATAAAATTCAG GCAACAGCCATCACATACTTCAAAAGGTTTTATCTACAATGGTCTGTTATGGAGCATCACCCAAAGCACATAAT GTTAACATGTGTATATACGTCATGCAAAGTAGAGGAAAACCATGTCTCAGCAGAAGAGCTCGGCAAAGGGATTCAACAGGATCATCAAGTGATTCTCAATAATGAGATGATAGTTCTTCAG AGTCTAGGATTCGATCTTATTGTGTATGCACCATATCGTTCCATTGAAGGTTTTATTGATGATATGGAG GATTTCTGCCGAGCAAAGGATGATACGCTACAAATATTGAAG GATTTACAAGAAAGAGCCAAGTTGGAAGTAGATAAAACAATGCTTACGGATGCACCCCTCCTTTTTCCTCCTGGGCAG TTAGCATTAGCTGCCTTGCGCAAGGCAAATGATGTGCATACAGTAGTCGATTTCCCAAG GTACTTGGAAAACATGTATTCTCGTCAGCATTCCAATCATAACATCTCAGAGTTGATCGAGTGTCTGAACGCTATAGATTATTCG GTGATGAAACTTAAGATACCTACGGCGAAGGATATGAGGCATACTGACCGGAAACTCAAATCCTGTTTGGATCCAAGCTCACAGGAAGA TAAGAAACGGGAGAAGAAATCCAAGCACAAGTCACGGAAAAGTTCAAGTACAGCGCATGGAATGCCCACTAATGCGACATCATGA
- the LOC113287385 gene encoding uncharacterized protein LOC113287385 isoform X2, whose translation MHAKETLLRNASAFAECLFQSWRDDDDSQPSSSEGNSWFKRYWPKEPKKNSTGSQGSRWETYRGRRGVFQFCDASDEEVETKFGSAFHSRSSQNTRYRFEDDYETYEDFSDSSNSSASDLASDRLALGLSAFGPLKLNDVKNAYRSCALRWHPDRHQGCSKDLAEEKFKLCSAAYQSLCDKLN comes from the exons ATGCATGCGAAGGAGACATTATTACGCAATGCTAGTGCTTTTGCAGAGTGCCTATTCCAG AGTTGGCGAGATGATGATGATAGCCAACCATCTTCCAGTGAAGGCAACTCATGGTTCAAAAGATACTGGCCTAAGGAACCTAAGAAGAACTCAACTGGTTCCCAGGGATCTCGATGGGAAACTTATAGGGGTAGAAGAG GAGTCTTTCAATTCTGCGACGCCAGCGATGAAGAAGTTGAGACCAAATTTGGATCTGCTTTTCACAG TAGGAGCTCTCAGAATACGAGATACAGATTTGAAGATGACTATGAAACCTATGAAGATTTCAGTGATAGTTCCAACTCTTCCGCTTCTGATTTAGCATCCGACCGGCTAGCCCTTGGGTTGAGTGCATTTGGTCCCCTAAAACTCAACGATGTCAAAAACGC ATATAGATCGTGTGCCCTTAGGTGGCATCCAGATCGTCATCAAGGTTGCTCAAAG GATCTTGCAGAGGAAAAGTTTAAGCTCTGTAGTGCGGCATACCAATCTTTATGTGATAAATTGAATTAG
- the LOC113287385 gene encoding uncharacterized protein LOC113287385 isoform X1 codes for MHAKETLLRNASAFAECLFQSWRDDDDSQPSSSEGNSWFKRYWPKEPKKNSTGSQGSRWETYRGRREFLKSTKQASKQALYYISMLAYLCFLILSREGVFQFCDASDEEVETKFGSAFHSRSSQNTRYRFEDDYETYEDFSDSSNSSASDLASDRLALGLSAFGPLKLNDVKNAYRSCALRWHPDRHQGCSKDLAEEKFKLCSAAYQSLCDKLN; via the exons ATGCATGCGAAGGAGACATTATTACGCAATGCTAGTGCTTTTGCAGAGTGCCTATTCCAG AGTTGGCGAGATGATGATGATAGCCAACCATCTTCCAGTGAAGGCAACTCATGGTTCAAAAGATACTGGCCTAAGGAACCTAAGAAGAACTCAACTGGTTCCCAGGGATCTCGATGGGAAACTTATAGGGGTAGAAGAG AATTTCTTAAGTCCACCAAGCAAGCAAGCAAGCAAGCATTGTATTATATTTCAATGCTCGCATACTTATGCTTTCTAATCTTGTCGAGGGAAGGAGTCTTTCAATTCTGCGACGCCAGCGATGAAGAAGTTGAGACCAAATTTGGATCTGCTTTTCACAG TAGGAGCTCTCAGAATACGAGATACAGATTTGAAGATGACTATGAAACCTATGAAGATTTCAGTGATAGTTCCAACTCTTCCGCTTCTGATTTAGCATCCGACCGGCTAGCCCTTGGGTTGAGTGCATTTGGTCCCCTAAAACTCAACGATGTCAAAAACGC ATATAGATCGTGTGCCCTTAGGTGGCATCCAGATCGTCATCAAGGTTGCTCAAAG GATCTTGCAGAGGAAAAGTTTAAGCTCTGTAGTGCGGCATACCAATCTTTATGTGATAAATTGAATTAG